The following proteins are co-located in the Acidimicrobiales bacterium genome:
- the fliQ gene encoding flagellar biosynthesis protein FliQ, protein MTETEVLHIAQQAILITFKLSAPILMVSLAIGVAISLFQAVTSVQEMTLSFVPKLAGIALVIVVSGAWMLQQLVAYSTELFGMIPRLVHGG, encoded by the coding sequence ATGACCGAGACCGAAGTCCTCCACATCGCCCAGCAGGCGATCCTGATCACCTTCAAGCTCTCCGCGCCGATCCTGATGGTGAGCCTCGCCATCGGCGTGGCCATCTCGCTGTTCCAGGCGGTGACGTCGGTGCAGGAGATGACGCTGTCGTTCGTACCCAAACTCGCCGGAATCGCCCTCGTCATCGTCGTGAGCGGCGCCTGGATGCTCCAGCAGTTGGTGGCGTACTCCACCGAACTCTTCGGGATGATCCCCCGACTCGTCCACGGCGGCTAG